The nucleotide sequence CATAATTTTTTAGCAACACTTAAGTACTCAGGGCTTCTAAATCATAAATTGAAGCTAAAGGTCGGTTGTCCTGTTATGCTTATCAGAAACATTGATCACTCATCAGGGCTTTGCAATGGTACCAGGTTGATAATTACAAGACTTGGGAATAAAGTTATCGAGGCAAAGTTGTTGAATTCTAACCATTGTCTCAATAAGGTCTTCATTCTTAGAATGACATTCACACTGTCAGATGTAAGGATACCATTTAGATTTCAAAAGAGACAATTTCCTATTATGTTATCTTATGCaatgacaataaacaaaagtcaaAGACAATCGTTGGACCATACCAGATTGCTACTGAAAAAACTAGTGTTTACACGTGGCCAATTTTGTTGCCATCTCAAGagtcacaaataaaaaaaaaattgaaaattttaattacTCATGATGAAAACACTAACAACACAGAAAATATTGTTTATCCCGAAATCTTCAGAAATATATGATAATAGGTTCAACTTGAGgtattttttctttatcatctCATTTCTATATACATCCATAGTCCTTTATACAAACTTATTTTTTCCCCTCATCTAATATTGCTCCAACTTTAATTTATTGTTGACCATGATAATACGTTTGaccaacattttttttcttttcagaatTTATATAATAACCTATAATTTTTCTGATCCAACAACAACATCCATATCTTGAATATTAAATACTACCAATCTTGCCACATAACATATCCTATCATCATAGAGGATTAAGACTTGCATGGCTTATTTTAGTTATGtcattttaactatttttttgtaCTTCTATTACATCAAATCTATATCTTTTTCGTAGTTTTTATTCCGTTAGAAATCCATTTTATTTCTTGCTACTATTTCTTTCGTTAGACTCATTCTAAATGTTAATATTTAATACAAATCAAATCTTAATCAATCAAAATGATAAAATTATATACCAATTATTTTTACCTAATATTCAATTCATCACATCCTCAGTTACGGACAAAAACATCGCATAAACTTCattagtttttctttttcctttatagaaactctttccatttttttcaaaatttaaataaattttttacacCATACATAATCTCTTTTATTTTCTatactaaataaaatacaaaatatgaACATACATTCATGTCATTATAGTTTGTATCTATATTTTCTGCGTACAATGTGGATATCTTGCTAAATTTTACTACAAAAAGTATAGAGTTAACTAGTATTTGTTTAAATGTTAGACAAAAAAAAAGTATTGGTaacttaataatttttaaaaaaactaaTATTTAANNNNNNNNNNNNNNNNNNNNNNNNNNNNNNNNNNNNNNNNNNNNNNNNNNNNNNNNNNNNNNNNNNNNNNNNNNNNNNNNNNNNNNNNNNNNNNNNNNNNNNNNNNNNNNNNNNNNNNNNNNNNNNNNNNNNNNNNNNNNNNNNNNNNNNNNNNNNNNNNNNNNNNNNNNNNNNNNNNNNNNNNNNNNNNNNNNNNNNNNNNNNNNNNNNNNNNNNNNNNNNNNNNNNNNNNNNNNNNNNNNNNNNNNNNNNNNNNNNNNNNNNNNNNNNNNNNNNNNNNNNNNNNNNNNNNNNNNNNNNNNNNNNNNNNNNNNNNNNNNNNNNNNNNNNNNNNNNNNNNNNNNNNNNNNNNNNNNNNNNNNNNNNNNNNNNNNNNNNNNNNNNNNNNNNNNNNNNNNNNNNNNNNNNNNNNNNNNNNNNNNNNNNNNNNNNNNNNNNNNNNNNNNNNNNNNNNNNNNNNNNNNNNNNNNNNNNNNNNNNNNNNNNNNNNNNNNNNNNNNNNNNNNNNNNNNNNNNNNNNNNNNNNNNNNNNNNNNNNNNNNNNNNNNNNNNNNNNNNNNNNNNNNNNNNNNNNNNNNNNNNNNNNNNNNNNNNNNNNNNNNNNNNNNNNNNNNNNNNNNNNNNNNNNNNNNNNNNNNNNNNNNNNNNNNNNNNNNNNNNNNNNNNNNNNNNNNNNNNNNNNNNNNNNNNNNNNNNNNNNNNNNNNNNNNNNNNNNNNNNNNNNNNNNNNNNNNNNNNNNNNNNNNNNNNNNNNNNNNNNNNNNNNNNNNNNNNNNNNNAACAAatctattaaaaattaattagatGTTtactttttaagaaaaaaattgacGATTAATATTTAGGCTTACAATACAATCAACCAATTCAACTTTACTGTCATAATTTTGACAAATTGGATAGCAAATTTTCtgcttaaaataaatttaaacggGTGACACTACTcttatttatttactaaaattATACTTAAAATCATAAGTTCTAACTTTATTAAtcatgtttttatttattttgaataagCAATGCTACATGGTTATggttaataaatattattattttgactattatTTGGCCAACTAGAAGCAGAGTTATATTAACTTTTAGGAAAGGACAAAAAAAACTAtcgttaacaaaaaaaaataaaaattttaaatattttatatacaaaaaatatataatttatactcatatttattaattttacacatataaattaatataatttgtaaaatttatttattaaaataatttaatatttataccgataaaataataataaaaaatattaaaaattattggtCACAAAAAATGTCTGATTCTAAATATTTAGTGATGGaacaataaaaaaacaaataaggTACATGATTAAAACATTGCAATCACTAAGAAAAAGTGGTTCAAGGAACACGGTACACGGATGTCTTATACCAAAGTTAAACTCcaggagaagaaaaaaagaagctCCATGCTAATAATAATATTCGGTAGCTAAATGTTATCAACAAAGAAGGTCCTCTTATTCGCAATcttgtaattaaattttaatgAATAATTTATAACAATATCTGTAATTTGTTGTTAATTTATGAGTTAACATGTAATAATTAcagttttattaatttatattctaaaaaaaaactcaaaatttagtcttctatttgaaaattattttaatataatatNNNNNNNNNNNNNTTTTTAATTAGTCATTAAAtagaaataataattaaattaatatcttATTTTCATCCCATAAACAAATTAATCTATCTAGAAAATGACTGAATTGATTAAGATACTTTTTGCACTAACTTGATTTATGCTTCAAAATTGAAAAATTAActtgattaattttttaaaaacttattTAATTATCGTGTATAAACCAGAAGAccgatttatttttttaaagttatCTCTCAAACTATCACTAAAGgattaaaaaattgaataataaaatatttcaaTTAATCGATATTcgtcacaaaaataattattaatataaaatatatatattaaaatataaatatatatattaaaaataaattaaataatatacatttatacataaatatattaatgATGAATTTTAGTAAGGAAAAGTATACTTAGACAATAATGAAAATACCAAACAATataaacaatagatatatcgaATATTTAATTCACTAGGtgtgcggatggttattctaatcttaagatttaggtgggtaatttagaggtgtagtgtgtttttactTTATTAGAGTAATTTTAGAACccattattcacattgttcacaAAAATCATTGTCTACATAACAAAGtgcttttaataattaattttaatgtataaataatatttgtaaaaatatttatactTCCAATACATAAGCATCCAAGGTATTATAGCATTGTCTTTCTGAAGTACTAGAGATCCACCCCTGTGGTATCAGAGCCTCAGGTTtataagaggaagaagaatgtaTTACTAGTAAAAACAAGTAAGAGAGAATCACTAAATATGAACCCTATCGACTCTTCAAGTTCTTCACAACCCATACATTATTCTACCTCCTTAAGCATAGACCAATTATCCTCTAGTTTAAAGAAAACCCTTGGCAACAAGATTGATCAATTGGTAGAATTTACTCATGTCCCAGAAGACTCACGAACCCCAGCCACTGAATACCCTCTTATAAGTCCCTATTCTTTCTACCAAAGACAAAAGAAATCAACCCTCACCTTCATCCGCCATCTTATTAACAAAAACCCTTCCCCTCCTTTCAAAGAAGTCATCCAATCCTCCCATCTACGACAGTGTGGTTTAAAAGCCACTACTGCTGAACAGTATATAACCTTAGAAATCCCACAAGAATTCATTCAAAATTACCAAAACCAAGGCTACACTCATTTGCATCTGGGAGCAATTAGGCTTATTCTTACTCTTTATGGAAGAAGATCCCTTCCGGTGACAGCTAAGGTTGCTCTTTTGGATACCACTTTCAAAGAATACCAACATGCCTTTATAGCTGCATTAGTAACTACACTTTCAAATGGAAGTGTCATTTTTATTATAACTCCTAATTTCACCATGAGATTATCAGACCCAACGATATGTCAACGGCTAAAAATCCAAATACAGTTAGTTGGAGTAATTCAAGACTCTAATGCTGAACATGCCACCTTGCATCACCAAGTCCTCTACAGAGTTCAAGACCATGCTCTTGATCTCAATCTCCCAAACACTACAGGAGAAGAATTATTCATGTTCACAGATAATGCTAGAGGGCTAGCAATCGTAAACATTCCAAGAATGATCACTACTGATGAACTTTCTTCTATCATCCCATTGGAATGGATTACTGATTATGAGAAAGCTTTCCCAAAGGAACAGGTTGATTTTCATACTACAACACCTCCAACTACTACTCATAATAGTGATGGAACAGTGACTACTGTTTTTCAGAGACTTGGAATAATCAAGCAAACTTCACGACGAGAACCATCCTTCAAAAGGATCAATATGATCTCTCCTGTTCAGGTGCAAACAACTCACGATCAAGATTATCCACCTGTACATTTCTATGAAAATGGAAAATCTGTTTATGTTTCTCATATAAATGGCCACTTCATTTGGGATGTTGATCCCTCCATGTGTGACTCTGATTGTGACTATGCTAATTAATGGAGTGACACTGATGATGAAGATTATGCTAGGCGACagaggaacaagaaaaagaagaagatgtcaCTGCAAACCCCTTGCTCTTATAAAAGGCCCGATCCCCCTGATGATACAGATGCAGCACCGATGCTCAGGAAGAAAAGACTGTCCCGCAAAGGTTCTATAGATTTTCTTTATCAGCCAGTCAATACAATTCCATGCATTGCCACCCTCAGATCTTATGAGGAAGAATTCCCACGTTTGGTGACCCAGACTGATGAAAAGAAAATCACTAGAAGATCTTATGTAATTCCTCAGAGAATTATTCCACATGGACTTCAAGCAACAACTCCTCAAGAGGAAGTAATTAATTAGCACACAGATAATGCAGTCAGCCAAAATAAAGTATTACTCTGAATAGATCACACTCTTGATGCTCTCGTGAAAAAAGCTGAAGGTCTTTCAGTACAACTAGGTTCCGTggcagaacaagttgctgaacttaGAAATCGACTCTCTGCACATGTTTTTCAACTTGATCAAGAACTCAAGACTTATATTGATAATAGGTACTTTGGCCCAGAATTCCACAAGAAAAATAGAGAGATTGATCAAATCAAGGCCCAACTTCGACAAATTGAGATGGACAAAGGCAAAGCAGCTGTACCCCGAGCACTGGCTATAGATCCATTATCCATGTATCCTAAACCATATCTCTCATATTCGCCCGTTTTATTTCTCTCAACATATTCACCACCTAAAACCTCAGATTATGAGTCCATTTTTAAATCCACCTATCATTTAGCcagacaagaaaacaccaaaagaTCTATCTCTCCTAAAGGGTGGCGTTACTCATCTCAGCCTCAGCCACAACCACCTTAGTCTCAGCCATCTCTCTAACCCAGACCTCATCCTCCTTGAAAACCAAGAATTTTTTTTCAGAGAAGATACACCTTTTAATGTTCCTACAAAAGATAAAGGCATCAAAGAAGGGTCACCTGCCCCAAGACGGACAATTAATACCCTTACTCTAGATAATCAATCACACAGTGAAAAAATTACTGATGAATCTGCTGAATCCAGTGAAGAAACTGCTGAATTGTCCAAAGAAGACTATGAAGCAGACCTTTCAGCAATAGCCATGGTCAAccctgtagaagaagaagaagaggaaataaCCTTTGAAAGGGATGAACCAGCAGCTTCAACTAATCCTACTCATGCAGGGTCCTTTGAAGTAAAAACACCTAACAAATGGTTCACCTTTGATGATATCCCACCAGCAAGATACAGAAAAAGGTTAAATGAATTTAGTGCTTGGATTGAAACTACCATGGCCAACCCAAATCTTTCAAGCAGATAAGTCCTTGCAGATTTCATAAATCAGATGACTGGCAATCTCCAAGAATGGGCTAACAACCTTTCTGAGTATGAAAGACTCCAGCTTATTAATAGTACTCCTTCTTAGTTTTTGGGAATAATACATCAAGAATTCTTGGGAGACATTACAATTATCCAGAAAAGAAATTcccaaaaatattttgaaataaagTGCTGTTCACTCAACAGAAAAGACTTAGAGAAATATTACAAGAAGATGGCTGCTAAATATTATCCTCTTGGAATAATCCACCACTTAAACAAGTCTTCATGGCATCCTTGCCAGATGAACTTCATCCAGAATTACAACGGATGATGATGACTCTTCGCAAAGAAGTGGCTACCACCACCATTGGAGAAATATATCAGTTGGCTCTAGCTGCTTTGGACAAATTGTGTGAACAACAACAAATGTTCAAACAGCTCAACAATAATTCAGGCAAACTCAAAGGGGAATGCAATAAATCCTACTTGAAGATTAAATACAAAGAGCCAAGCATGTGTGAATGTAAGCCAAAGAAGAAGACACATTGGCAACCACTAGCCAGAACATTCCATCAGAAGACATTCAGAAGGGGAAGAAGGAAGCAAAGATACTATTATTTCAAAAGAAGAAAATCCCATACTAAGTCAAACAAATGCTTCATTTGTGGAAAATAGGGCCACTTTGCTAAATCATGTTCTCATAAGACAAAGAAGGAGATAAAAATGCTTCAGTCTTTAATGGATGCAGCTTCCATCGAAGATGGAGAAGATCTTGAATTAGTACTTGAAGAACAAGAAAGCAAAAATGGTGAAACCCAATATGTTTTCCAAGACTCTAATTCAGGAGGAAGCAGTTCACAAGAAGACCTTCCACCAAAGAGATCAATCTTTTCCATATCTTTCATTGCTTCTATCACCACAAGAATTTTTAATGGATCAAGTATCCCAAAAGAAGAACTTGGATACCTTGGATCCTTAGGAATAAAACAGATTAATGGTACCCCTCGatctcatttttatttaaaagtcaAGACATCCATCTATGACAAACCAATAAAGGCTGTTGCACTAATGGATACTGGATCTTGTGCCACTGTCCTAAAACCACATGTCTTACCAAAGAAAATGTGGGCACCTTTTTCCAAAAGGTTCGCAGCAGCTAACAGTGAAGTCTTCACCATCaatctcatttaaaaaaaaaactattggaTTGGAGATATTTGCAAGCCAGACCACTTGGCTTAGGGTACTGGGAAGTTATCTCCTAGACAAAGATGTCCTGTTTGGGTTTGATGCTTTCTTCCGAACCTATGGACTACATATCAAATCTACTGGCCTAAGTTACAAAGGGCAGTTCTTTCCTTTTACAGGGATATAAAGCATCCTTGAAATCCAAGAAGCTCCAAAAGAGTATAAGGAGGTCCAGCAACAACTCCTTAGTTCCTGTTGTGATAGTCATGATCAATTCAACCATCCTGCACCTTTGTGGAAGAATATAAAATTTTATGTCTGTCtcccttttaaaaaaaataaggacATCAACCCAACAAAGGCCACACACTCAGGGATGAATCCTGAAGATCTCAAGTTGGCAAGAGCTGAATGTGCAgcccttcttgttcaaggactCATTGAACTAACCAATTCTAACTAGGCATGTCAAACCTTATAAGTTGAAAAAAGGGCCGagcaaaatagaagaaaaaagagGCTTGTCATTGattataagtcatttaatgtCTTTTTGCAAGATGATAAGTTTTCTCTACCAAGGATCTCAGTTATTACACAGAGGTTAAGTGGAGAAAAAATATTCAGCAAGTTTAATCTAAAGGCTGACTTTTAGCAAATTGGGCTCCATCCTAAAGATAGATACAAAATAGCATTTTGCATCCCTGAAGTCCAATATCAATGGACAGTAATGCCATTTAGACTCAAAGTAGCCCCATCTCTTTTCTAAAAGGCCATGACCAAAATCTTTGAGTCCATACTACACTCTACACTTATTTACATTGATGATATCTTATTGTTCTCAAAGGATAATGAAGCCCATAAGGCACTCTTGGCCCAATTCACTCAAATTATCAAAAAACAGGGAATCATGCTATCATCAAAGAAGAGCTCTCTTGCTAAAACAAAAATTGAGTTCCTCGGGATGGTCTTCGAAGATGGATTCTTTCAACCAGGAGATCATATTGCCAAAGAATTAATCCACTTCCCTGATGAAAACATGATGGTCAAACAAGTCCAATAATTCTTGAAAATTGTAAACTACATCAGAGACTTTATCCTAGATGTGACCAGACACACCAGCCAGCTATCAAAACTCCTGAAAAAGAAGCCCCACCATGAGGACTTGAGCAAACCACAGCTGTCAAAACCCTGAAGAAGATAGCACAAGACCCCCCTCCTTTAAAGATTCCCAACACGGGAAAAAGAATATTGCAGACAGATGCTAGTGATGAATTTTGGGGAGCTGTGCTACTTGAAGAAATTGATGGGACAAGACACTACTGTGCACATGCTAGTGAACAATTCAAAGAATCTTAAAGACATTACCATGCCATTTACAAAGAGATTCTTGCCGTTAAACGAGGGAtagaaaaattcaattttcaccTCAGTTCTTATCATTTCACTGTGGAAATGGATAACATGTCTTTTCCATTAATGCTGCAAATCAAGAAAAATATCCTGCCAGACTCACAACTCTTGCGGTGAAAAGACTGATTCTCTCGCTATAAATTTGAAGTGAGACACATAAAGGGACATTAaaacacacttgctgattttctaTCCAGACCTACCAAAAAACCAATCCCAAAACCAATCCATTACATTTGTACTATGAGTACGCACAATCCTTCATACACCATTCCTTTCCTGATTGTTCGCTCCACAGAAGCCCATACAGAAGAAAGATTGGTCCTTTTCCTCTCAAAGCAAGACCCCAGACAAAATTTCAAATAGATTGTCTAGCCAGACAAACCTTGTTCTACTGGCTACATCAGCTCCTTATCATAACCCAAATCCATCCGAACCCAAAATACTTCAACATGAATATCTCTTTTTGCACTATACCAATAATCCAAGGACCTATACCAGAGGAAATGATGTGGTATATTTGGGTTCTGTCTTTCATATATACATGTGCCATCATAGTGCCAATCTTCCCTGTATACCATATCCTGTGTAATCGCACTCAAGCACAATCCCATATAGTCAGGTTATTTTCTATGTATGCCCCACTTGATGCATGGAGAGGAATGTTATATAACATGCTTGACCGGTACCAACTGTGGGATAAATCTTCTCAAGCAAAACGAAAATTCTATTGTTTTGTCACCTTACAGAGGAATTATTTTACTGGAGGAGACCCACACACCATGAACATGGTCGATATTGTTGGATACTCTACCATATGGCTCACGGATGAAAAGACAGTCCTAAATGCCTTGGCCAAATACCTCTGTCAACTTtggcaacctaaactatatggaGAAAGAGATGCAGTTGAAGGATTCCCATTTCAAACAGATGTTCCGCCAATAACTCTCCAAGAGTTCCAATCCAGATTCATAACTTCAGGAATAATTAATCAATTTGGACAATACTCTTTATATGCTTCAAGAGACCAGCCTAGTACGTCTAGACATATTCCAAACAGAAATTCTGAGGAAGATCTGAATTCTAAAGATCTAAGTGGAAGAATATATGCCTTACCACCAAACCCAATCATATAACCCATATAACCCATATAACCCATATCTGAAAGATGCCCAAGATCCTAATGAAGGAAACATGGAAGACCTGTTTACTTATCTACAAGACCCGGATATGGATCTTAGAGCAGTCAATTTGGCCTCTAATGAGACATCATCCTTCTCAGATGGTGATGGGACCCTTCTAGAAGACTATTTCAAGCTGTCCCTTTATTAAAACAATGTTCCCAGTATGTATAATTATTGAGTGCACTAAAATAAAGTGACCTCTGTCACCTATCTAAGAAAAACCAGAAAGAGATAAGGTTTATCCTTATCCTCCAACTGGCATTGTATGATAAGTTTGTTTAGATTCTGTAAGATATTGTTGCTATATAGAGACCTCTATAAAAGGAGGAGCTCACCCCAGTTGTAATTAGATTTCAATGAATATTGTAATATATCCACTCTTTTTATCTTATAAAATGTTctaaatttttcttctttctctaagAGCTTAGCTAGTGTTATTTCCTTCTTCCTCATCCAGTACCATAAAGTATGCTCTGAGGATCCTGCTCATCAGAAAATGGCATGGATAGGATTCACGGAAAATTCTTATAGTGGAAAAAAGACTCCATATTATAATACCAAATTTTGCTTGAACCCTTCAATCTCACTCGATAAAATGGTTAATAAGAGTGATTGGGATAAGCATCCAAGGTATTATAGCATTGTCTTCCTTGAAAAaagtcaattaaaataaaataaacgacGGGTAGGCATGAAAAACCTAAAATGCCCCTTGTGTGTATGCTGCTTGTCTCTGTCCTCTCTTCCCTTCGTTTTGAGGTCAGCAACGACGCGATGGTATGTGAGGAGCAGAGCGCCAACCATTTCCGATAAGCAAATCCCCACCAACACACCACGTGTCATCCACACGATTTTCCCActatatatattcttttattttttggggATATTTTTCATACCATACTTCACACACCAGAGACTGAAACATCCCAAGAGGTTCAAACTTCGAAGATGGCTGCTACCTCCTTGTGTTCATCAACCCTCCAATCCCAAATCAATGGAATCAATCTTTCTAAAACCTCTCTTTCCCAACCACCTTCCCTCACTTTCTCTAGGTATATTCCTTCCTTTTTGTTCGCTTTTAAGCAAGATAAAGTcacgagttttttttttttattttattattttcactgAATTCTGTGTTCATTGGAAGCAAATCTATTGAAATctgaaaatttttgtatgaatttTTCTGTGGAAATCTGAAAGTCTTTATTATGATTGAAATCAGTTCAATTCTGTAACACCTTTAGGGTGTCTATCGTGATACCTTGAGAATGTTACCATCATGCAAGTGTTGTCACATTCTTATGCTGGTTTTTGTTAGATCTTATATGTAATCAACTGTAGGCATTTGAAAGGGGAGCAAGAACTAACAACCTTTTATGCTGTTTTAGAAGTCAGATAATTGATGATTCTGTTAATTTGCAACCTTGCTATTAGATTTGACACTGGCCTATTGCCAATGCATGAGGTTTGATAGTCTTATTCACAATAACAGGATAAAGAAATTGCTACCTTCTGATGAAACTATTTCCCCTAAAGTCAATATATTTATGCAGTGTGTAGTGCTTCTTGAAGGGATAATGTGCTCTGCTTTAATCCTGATTTGTTAATTGCTGTCTTGTGAGTTCAGGAGGAGATTTTCAACCATAGTGAAGGCTTCGTCTCGTGTGGACAAGTTTTCAAAGAGTGACATCATTGTTTCTCCGTCAATTCTTTCTGCCAACTTTTCGAAATTGGGAGAGCAGGTTCTATAATATGCGTTATATTCTGTattcaatatccaatattttgGTTTGGCTACTAAACAAGAAGATTATCAGTCAAAAGACAACAGTTTTTGAcaatgtttaatatattaatCATAATCCATTTACCAAGTTTGCGAATATTAGTAGCTATGTCTTTTAGTTAGCAAATCACTCTTACCATGTTTCCTGATTTTCAGCAGTTATGATTCTTGAAGTTTGTTCCTTAACATGTCTAGGTGAAAGCAGTGGAGTTAGCTGGTTGTGATTGGATTCATGTTGATGTAATGGATGGTCGTTTTGTTCCAAACATTACAATTGGACCTCTTGTGGTTGATGCATTACGCCCAGTGACTGATCTTCCTCTGGATGTGCACCTGGTACTCATCGTTATACATATTTTGCATTTAGATGACTTAATGTTGTATGTACTTTTTCTGACTATTGTTAAAGCACTGCAGATGATTGTAGAACCTGAACAGCGGGTGCCAGATTttatcaaggcaggagctgacaTAGTCAGTATCCACTGTGAGCAATCTTCCACCATTCATTTGCATCGGACAGTTAATCAAGTAAGGTTTCCTCTTGATCTGTATACTTCTTAACTAATATTGTTTCAACTGAA is from Arachis ipaensis cultivar K30076 chromosome B01, Araip1.1, whole genome shotgun sequence and encodes:
- the LOC107633030 gene encoding ribulose-phosphate 3-epimerase, chloroplastic produces the protein MAATSLCSSTLQSQINGINLSKTSLSQPPSLTFSRRRFSTIVKASSRVDKFSKSDIIVSPSILSANFSKLGEQVKAVELAGCDWIHVDVMDGRFVPNITIGPLVVDALRPVTDLPLDVHLMIVEPEQRVPDFIKAGADIVSIHCEQSSTIHLHRTVNQVKSLGAKAGVVLNPATPLSAIEYVLDVIKSKKNFFHNILNFCIPSFIESQVKKIADLRRLCVEKGVNPWIEVDGGVGPANAYKVIEAGANALVAGSAVFGAKDYAEAIRGIKASKRPEPVAV